The Pirellulimonas nuda genome includes a region encoding these proteins:
- the rlmN gene encoding 23S rRNA (adenine(2503)-C(2))-methyltransferase RlmN produces MHLLDDISAGLEQLRQQHGLPAYRAKQIRGWLFARRAADWQAMSDLPQALREKLAAETPLWRTSILKHNRSEDGTEKLLLQLEKGGQVECVLIRGRLRRTFCISTQVGCGMGCVFCASGIGGVDRNLSTGEIVEQMLRLQHLLEPDERVSHIVVMGMGEPLANLPALLPALAEASREDGLGISPRRITVSTVGLPAGIRKLAGHDPHYRLAVSLHAPNDELRNQIVPVNDKIGIQAILEAADEYFAASRRRMTFEYVLLGGLNDSPHHAAELARLLRGRETILNVIPYNPVPGLPYQTPTPAAQQAFREVLERGGVAIHFRQRKGDAINAACGQLRRDVSGSPLPVVRGP; encoded by the coding sequence ATGCACCTGCTAGACGACATCAGCGCCGGCCTCGAACAACTGCGCCAGCAGCACGGCCTCCCCGCGTACCGCGCCAAGCAAATCCGCGGCTGGCTGTTCGCACGCCGGGCCGCCGACTGGCAGGCGATGAGCGACCTGCCCCAGGCGCTCCGCGAGAAGCTGGCGGCCGAGACCCCCTTGTGGCGCACCAGCATCCTCAAGCACAACCGCAGCGAAGACGGCACCGAGAAGCTGCTGCTGCAGTTGGAAAAGGGGGGCCAGGTTGAGTGCGTGCTCATCCGCGGCCGCCTGCGCCGCACGTTCTGCATCAGCACCCAGGTGGGCTGCGGCATGGGGTGCGTGTTCTGCGCCAGCGGCATCGGCGGCGTCGACCGGAACCTCTCGACCGGCGAGATCGTTGAGCAAATGCTCCGCCTGCAGCACCTGCTGGAGCCCGACGAGCGCGTCAGCCACATCGTCGTGATGGGGATGGGCGAACCGCTGGCCAACCTGCCGGCCCTGCTCCCCGCGCTGGCCGAGGCAAGCCGCGAGGACGGCCTGGGGATCAGCCCGCGTAGGATCACCGTCAGCACGGTCGGCCTGCCGGCCGGCATCCGCAAGCTGGCCGGGCACGACCCCCACTACCGCCTAGCGGTGTCGCTGCACGCCCCCAACGACGAGCTCCGCAACCAGATCGTGCCGGTAAACGACAAGATCGGCATCCAGGCGATCCTAGAAGCGGCCGACGAGTATTTCGCTGCCTCGCGGAGAAGAATGACCTTCGAGTATGTGCTGCTCGGCGGCCTGAACGACTCCCCCCACCACGCGGCCGAGCTGGCCCGCCTGCTCCGCGGCCGCGAGACCATCCTCAACGTCATCCCCTACAACCCGGTCCCGGGCCTCCCCTACCAAACCCCCACCCCGGCCGCGCAGCAAGCGTTCCGCGAGGTGCTAGAACGCGGCGGCGTGGCGATCCATTTCCGGCAGCGGAAGGGGGACGCGATCAACGCGGCGTGTGGGCAGTTGCGGCGGGATGTAAGCGGCAGCCCGTTGCCCGTGGTCCGTGGTCCGTAG
- the sppA gene encoding signal peptide peptidase SppA, producing the protein MTPTEPQPRQVIIQERTTMFGRFGKLLLIALGICLMVMAGMAAQYQSYFGAGEGPDEKYHSLSKTAEQKIAIIAVDGSIMEGDDFVKKQIDRVREDKSVKGVVLRINSPGGTVTYSDYLYHHLNELREDRKIPVVVSMGSLCASGGYYIAMAAAAGDGAREDVIFAEPTTWTGSIGVIIPHYDLSGLLGSWKVEDDSVASGPLKQMGSPTKEMTPEEREILQTLVDQTFNRFKEIVAEGRPKLAEKPKEIDEAATGQIFTAQQAETRGLVDQIGFVEDAIARTAELAGVSASNVRCVKYERKPDPLSALLGASTPLRNASGPAIVLDTRTLIDLAAPRAWAICTWAPAIAASGH; encoded by the coding sequence ATGACCCCCACCGAGCCGCAGCCGCGCCAGGTCATTATTCAGGAACGCACCACCATGTTCGGGCGGTTCGGCAAACTGCTGCTGATCGCCCTGGGGATCTGCCTGATGGTGATGGCCGGCATGGCCGCCCAGTACCAGAGCTACTTCGGCGCCGGCGAGGGGCCCGACGAAAAATACCACTCGCTCAGCAAGACGGCCGAGCAGAAGATCGCCATCATCGCCGTCGACGGCTCCATCATGGAGGGAGACGACTTCGTCAAGAAGCAAATCGACCGCGTCCGCGAGGACAAGAGCGTTAAGGGCGTGGTGCTGCGGATCAACTCCCCCGGCGGCACCGTCACCTACAGCGACTACCTCTACCACCACCTGAACGAGCTGCGGGAAGACCGCAAGATCCCCGTCGTGGTGAGCATGGGGAGCCTGTGCGCCAGCGGCGGGTACTACATCGCCATGGCCGCCGCGGCCGGCGACGGCGCCCGCGAAGACGTCATCTTCGCCGAGCCCACCACCTGGACCGGCTCCATCGGCGTCATCATCCCCCACTACGACCTCTCCGGGCTGCTGGGGAGCTGGAAGGTAGAGGACGACTCGGTGGCCAGCGGCCCGCTGAAGCAGATGGGGAGCCCCACCAAGGAGATGACCCCCGAAGAACGCGAGATCCTGCAAACGCTGGTCGACCAGACGTTCAACCGCTTCAAGGAGATCGTCGCCGAGGGCCGCCCCAAGCTGGCCGAAAAGCCCAAGGAGATCGACGAGGCCGCCACCGGCCAGATCTTCACCGCCCAGCAGGCCGAGACCCGCGGGCTGGTCGACCAGATCGGCTTCGTCGAAGACGCCATCGCCCGCACCGCGGAGCTGGCCGGCGTCTCCGCTTCCAATGTCCGCTGCGTGAAGTACGAGCGCAAGCCCGACCCGCTCAGCGCGCTACTAGGCGCCTCGACCCCGTTGCGCAATGCGTCGGGCCCCGCGATCGTGCTCGACACGCGTACGCTGATCGACCTGGCCGCCCCCCGCGCCTGGGCCATCTGCACCTGGGCGCCCGCCATCGCCGCCAGCGGACATTAA